One region of Gemmatimonadaceae bacterium genomic DNA includes:
- a CDS encoding type IV pilus twitching motility protein PilT — protein MGNPIPAPESPSPAGSPAGASAPTATGAGAPRAPFNFKAILQQMVQRSASDLHLKVGRPPTLRINGDLSPLPLPALRPEDLSTLAKEIMTPKQVKEFAEFREADFATGVPGIGRFRVNAYQQRGTIAFAIRTVPHQAKSIQELNLPLIVDDIAMIPRGLVLVTGVTGSGKSTALASMLQVINEKRYANIITIEDPIEFLHRDIKCHINQREVGTDTGSFAQALRRVLRQDPDVILIGEIRDLDTLDTALKAADTGHLVFSTLHTTDATQTINRILSFYPPHQQNEVRFALSNALAAVVSLRLVPRADKPGRVPACEVLMNTAAVREQIRDVSKTLNIPDLIKEGTVQYGMQSFDQSLMAWYTKGTISYENALFHATNPNELALRVQGVAGSSDTSWDEFQTDETA, from the coding sequence ATGGGTAACCCGATTCCGGCGCCGGAGTCGCCGTCGCCAGCGGGGAGCCCCGCGGGGGCCAGCGCGCCGACCGCGACGGGGGCTGGTGCGCCGCGCGCCCCCTTCAACTTCAAGGCGATCCTGCAGCAGATGGTGCAGCGCAGTGCGTCCGACCTTCACCTGAAGGTGGGGCGGCCGCCCACGTTGCGTATCAACGGAGACCTGTCGCCGCTCCCGCTCCCGGCCCTTCGGCCCGAGGACCTGAGCACGCTGGCGAAGGAGATCATGACGCCGAAGCAGGTGAAGGAGTTCGCCGAGTTTCGCGAGGCGGACTTCGCGACCGGCGTTCCGGGGATCGGGCGCTTTCGCGTCAATGCCTACCAGCAGCGCGGGACGATCGCCTTCGCGATCCGAACCGTGCCGCACCAGGCCAAGTCGATCCAGGAGCTCAACCTCCCGCTCATCGTCGACGACATCGCGATGATCCCGCGGGGGCTCGTCCTCGTGACCGGGGTGACGGGGTCGGGGAAGTCGACCGCGCTGGCGTCGATGCTGCAGGTCATCAACGAGAAGCGCTACGCGAACATCATCACGATCGAGGATCCCATCGAGTTCCTGCATCGTGACATCAAGTGCCACATCAACCAGCGCGAGGTGGGGACCGACACCGGTTCATTCGCGCAGGCACTGCGGCGCGTGCTGCGACAGGACCCCGACGTGATCCTGATCGGCGAGATCCGCGACCTCGACACGCTCGACACGGCGCTCAAGGCGGCAGACACGGGGCACCTGGTGTTCTCGACGTTGCACACGACGGACGCCACGCAGACCATCAACCGCATTCTCTCCTTCTACCCGCCGCACCAGCAGAACGAGGTGCGCTTTGCGCTGTCGAACGCGCTGGCGGCGGTGGTGTCGTTGCGCCTCGTGCCGCGCGCCGACAAGCCCGGGCGTGTCCCGGCGTGCGAGGTGCTGATGAACACGGCGGCGGTGCGCGAGCAGATTCGCGACGTCTCCAAGACGCTCAACATCCCCGACCTCATCAAGGAAGGGACGGTGCAGTACGGGATGCAGAGCTTCGACCAATCGCTCATGGCGTGGTACACGAAGGGGACGATCTCGTACGAGAACGCGCTGTTTCACGCCACCAATCCCAACGAGCTGGCGCTGCGGGTGCAGGGCGTCGCGGGCTCGAGCGACACCTCCTGGGACGAGTTCCAGACCGACGAGACCGCGTAG
- a CDS encoding 2-phosphosulfolactate phosphatase, with product MRLDVFFGAQGMTGADVQGRVAVVIDVLRASTTIAVALHNGARTVIPFESAEECITRSKSFERGQCKLAGERRNLMVPGFDLGNSPREFTREAVEGKTILFTTTNGTVALIAAQPAREVLVGAFVNVTAVSAMVRAAARARHDVAIIAAGSERHFSLEDAVCAGRFVRAIRRGLSDIDLNDGATAALQLEKRYGADLGRLLADASHGRSLTDSGFGEDLAVCGSLDAYPVIPVYQDRQITKVGPDRER from the coding sequence GTGCGGCTGGACGTCTTTTTCGGCGCGCAGGGGATGACCGGCGCCGACGTGCAGGGGCGCGTGGCGGTGGTGATCGACGTGTTGCGAGCGTCCACGACGATCGCGGTCGCGTTGCACAATGGGGCGCGCACGGTCATCCCCTTCGAGAGCGCCGAGGAGTGCATCACGCGCTCCAAGTCGTTCGAGCGCGGACAGTGCAAGCTGGCCGGGGAACGCCGCAACCTCATGGTCCCCGGCTTCGATCTCGGGAACTCGCCGCGCGAGTTCACGCGCGAGGCGGTGGAGGGGAAGACCATCCTGTTCACGACGACGAACGGGACGGTGGCCCTCATCGCCGCGCAACCGGCGCGCGAGGTGCTGGTTGGCGCCTTCGTGAACGTCACGGCGGTGAGCGCCATGGTACGCGCCGCCGCCAGGGCGCGGCATGACGTGGCCATCATCGCCGCCGGAAGCGAGCGCCACTTCTCGCTCGAGGATGCGGTGTGCGCGGGGCGCTTCGTGCGCGCCATTCGCCGCGGCCTGTCCGACATCGACCTGAACGACGGGGCAACCGCCGCGTTGCAGCTGGAGAAGCGATATGGCGCCGACCTCGGGCGCCTCCTCGCCGATGCCTCCCACGGCCGGTCGCTCACCGACTCGGGGTTCGGCGAAGACCTCGCCGTGTGCGGAAGCCTCGACGCCTATCCCGTCATCCCCGTGTACCAGGACCGGCAGATCACCAAGGTCGGTCCCGACCGGGAGCGGTAG
- a CDS encoding 3-dehydroquinate dehydratase, whose product MRIAVLNGPNLNLLGRREPALYGTTTLADIEARLCAVGAELGVDVFCAQHNGEGELVTAIQGLRGVTQGALINAGAYSHTSLAIRDAFAAAEVPFVEVHLTNIHAREPERRHSMLASGAVAVLCGFGAIGYELALRGLVARLTERE is encoded by the coding sequence GTGAGAATCGCAGTCCTCAACGGTCCGAACCTCAACCTGCTTGGCCGTCGCGAACCCGCGCTGTACGGGACCACGACCCTTGCCGACATCGAAGCCCGGCTTTGCGCAGTTGGCGCGGAGCTGGGCGTCGACGTTTTCTGCGCCCAGCACAACGGGGAAGGGGAGCTGGTCACCGCCATCCAGGGGCTGCGCGGCGTTACGCAAGGCGCCCTGATCAACGCCGGCGCCTACTCGCACACCTCGCTCGCCATCCGCGATGCGTTTGCAGCTGCCGAGGTCCCGTTCGTGGAGGTCCACCTCACGAACATCCACGCCCGCGAGCCGGAGCGGCGTCACTCCATGCTGGCATCGGGGGCGGTGGCCGTGCTGTGCGGCTTTGGCGCCATCGGGTACGAACTCGCGCTCCGCGGTCTCGTCGCGCGCCTGACCGAACGTGAGTAG
- a CDS encoding peptidyl-prolyl cis-trans isomerase: MLQQMRSSAKWIWLFIVICFVGVFLFAETSGLLGIGSAPITTSTAVAEVNGVEIPYLSWANLSNSLAKQEEQTTGRGLTLDERRQIEDRAFEQLVSSVLLNQEYKRRRIVVSDQEIVEAAQQSPPPELMQSPDFQTDGRFDIQKYRRFIGSAAARSQGVLLQLENYYREEIPRAKLFDQLAGDVFVPDTKLWSVYRDLNDSAQVSFVSFDASTVPDSTVKIPDSELRDFYNKYKEQLTRPGRAVLSVVEVPRALTASDTVATRQRAEALRNEILGGAKFEDVAKRESADTISGAQGGSLGTGGKGRFVPDFETAAYALKAGEVSQPVLTQFGYHLIKVDQRKGDTLTMRHILLRIQQSDSSALRSDRRADSLSRMAATADRKEKFDSAAKALALTPQVVTAVEGQPAQAANGRAIPSVSAWAFGGARVGESSDLYDADDAYYLARLDSLFEGGVPTFEQAKDDIRRQLIGRKKAESLLPKAQALAKAAAGSTLESAAAAAGLTVSKSETFTRPQFVAGLGRFNAAIGAAFTLPLGAVSAPLVTDQGVFVLRVDRRVEANKATWEAQKEQQRREATSAMQQLRVRTFLNEMRKGAKVEDHRKEINAAARQQTS; the protein is encoded by the coding sequence GTGCTCCAACAGATGCGGAGTTCGGCGAAGTGGATCTGGCTGTTCATCGTCATCTGCTTCGTCGGAGTCTTCCTTTTCGCCGAAACCTCGGGCCTCCTGGGGATCGGCAGCGCCCCGATCACCACCTCCACGGCTGTCGCCGAAGTCAACGGCGTCGAGATCCCGTATCTCTCCTGGGCCAACCTATCGAACTCGTTGGCCAAGCAGGAAGAGCAGACCACCGGGCGGGGGCTGACGCTCGACGAACGCCGGCAGATCGAGGACCGCGCCTTCGAGCAGCTCGTATCCAGTGTCCTGCTGAACCAGGAGTACAAGCGGCGCCGCATCGTGGTCTCGGACCAGGAAATCGTCGAGGCCGCGCAGCAGAGCCCGCCGCCCGAGCTCATGCAGAGCCCGGACTTCCAGACCGACGGACGCTTTGACATCCAGAAGTATCGGCGGTTCATCGGGAGCGCGGCAGCGAGGTCGCAGGGGGTCCTGCTCCAGCTCGAGAATTACTATCGCGAGGAGATCCCCCGCGCCAAGCTGTTCGACCAGCTGGCGGGTGACGTCTTCGTCCCCGATACCAAACTCTGGAGTGTCTATCGCGACCTCAACGACTCGGCGCAGGTGAGCTTCGTGTCGTTCGATGCGTCCACGGTGCCCGACTCGACGGTGAAGATCCCGGACAGCGAGCTGCGTGACTTCTACAACAAGTACAAGGAGCAGCTCACCCGTCCCGGACGCGCCGTCCTTTCAGTGGTCGAGGTTCCGCGCGCCCTGACGGCGAGCGACACGGTGGCGACGCGACAGCGCGCCGAGGCGCTCCGCAACGAGATCCTCGGCGGCGCCAAGTTCGAGGATGTCGCCAAGCGGGAGTCGGCAGACACCATCTCCGGCGCCCAGGGCGGCTCGCTCGGCACCGGCGGCAAGGGACGATTCGTTCCGGACTTCGAGACGGCGGCGTACGCGCTCAAGGCGGGCGAGGTCTCACAGCCGGTGCTCACGCAGTTCGGCTACCACCTCATCAAGGTCGACCAGCGCAAGGGTGACACGCTCACCATGCGGCACATCCTCCTGCGCATTCAGCAGTCTGATTCGTCGGCGCTCCGCTCCGACCGGCGTGCTGACTCGCTTTCGCGCATGGCGGCGACCGCCGACCGGAAGGAAAAGTTCGACAGCGCCGCCAAGGCGCTCGCTCTCACGCCGCAGGTGGTTACCGCTGTCGAGGGACAGCCGGCGCAGGCGGCGAACGGACGCGCCATCCCAAGCGTCTCCGCGTGGGCCTTCGGCGGCGCGCGCGTGGGCGAGTCGAGCGACCTGTACGACGCCGACGATGCCTACTACCTGGCGCGCCTCGACTCGCTGTTCGAAGGCGGCGTTCCCACCTTCGAGCAGGCCAAGGACGACATTCGCCGCCAGCTCATTGGGCGCAAGAAGGCCGAGTCGTTGCTCCCCAAGGCGCAGGCGCTGGCCAAGGCCGCCGCGGGGTCGACGCTCGAGAGCGCCGCGGCGGCCGCCGGGCTCACCGTCAGCAAGTCAGAGACGTTCACGCGCCCGCAGTTCGTGGCGGGGCTGGGGCGGTTCAACGCGGCGATCGGTGCGGCCTTCACCCTTCCCCTCGGCGCAGTGAGCGCCCCGCTCGTCACCGATCAGGGGGTGTTCGTGCTGCGTGTTGACCGTCGCGTGGAAGCCAACAAGGCCACGTGGGAAGCGCAAAAGGAGCAGCAGCGCCGTGAGGCCACCTCCGCCATGCAGCAGCTGCGCGTGCGCACCTTCCTCAACGAGATGCGAAAGGGGGCCAAGGTCGAGGATCACCGCAAGGAGATCAACGCCGCGGCGCGCCAGCAGACGAGCTGA
- a CDS encoding aminopeptidase P family protein, protein MSSRRAARLGALVDRLVVQHLDGVLVSSLPNIRYLTGFSGSNALLFVSPRNVWLITDFRYQVQAAAEAGDVADVRIETSSLWTGLWNLLAPTPGQQALGFESAQLVHRDFQRLLEQGARHHWRATTDLVEELRQQKDAEEVALIRTAGAMAMEALRETLDAVRVGMTELEVCGMLERALRRSGSDTHPFPPIIASGPRSALPHARASDRAIAPGEFLLLDFGASTGGYCSDVTRTVVVGRADERQRSTYDAVREANEVARERVRAGMRGREGDALAREVLEARGLGELFGHGLGHGIGLQVHEAPRLSRLAEEVLPVGSVVTIEPGVYVPEWGGVRIEDDVHLGADGAELLTHFSRELLELT, encoded by the coding sequence GTGAGTAGCCGCCGGGCGGCGCGCCTGGGAGCACTCGTGGACCGCCTCGTGGTGCAGCACCTCGACGGCGTCCTCGTCTCGTCGCTCCCCAACATCCGCTACCTCACCGGCTTTTCCGGCTCCAACGCGCTCCTCTTCGTCTCGCCGCGCAACGTCTGGCTCATCACCGACTTCCGCTACCAGGTGCAAGCCGCCGCGGAGGCTGGCGACGTGGCCGACGTGCGGATCGAGACCAGCTCGCTCTGGACGGGGCTCTGGAACCTCCTCGCGCCGACGCCCGGGCAACAGGCGCTCGGCTTCGAGTCTGCGCAGCTCGTGCACCGCGATTTCCAACGGTTGCTGGAACAGGGCGCCCGGCATCACTGGCGAGCGACGACCGACCTGGTGGAGGAGCTGCGGCAGCAGAAGGACGCGGAGGAGGTCGCGCTCATCCGCACCGCCGGCGCCATGGCGATGGAGGCGCTGCGCGAGACGCTGGACGCCGTGCGCGTGGGGATGACCGAGCTGGAGGTGTGCGGGATGCTGGAGCGCGCGTTGCGCCGCTCGGGGAGCGACACGCACCCGTTTCCGCCGATCATCGCGTCCGGTCCCCGGTCGGCGCTTCCGCACGCGCGGGCGTCCGACCGGGCTATTGCGCCGGGAGAGTTTCTGTTGTTGGATTTCGGGGCTTCGACCGGTGGCTATTGTTCAGACGTGACGCGGACCGTGGTGGTGGGACGCGCGGACGAACGGCAGCGCTCGACCTACGACGCGGTCCGGGAGGCCAATGAAGTGGCCCGGGAGCGTGTCCGGGCCGGCATGCGAGGGCGTGAGGGCGATGCGCTCGCGCGCGAGGTGCTGGAGGCGCGGGGGCTTGGCGAGTTGTTCGGCCACGGGTTGGGGCATGGGATCGGGCTGCAGGTGCACGAGGCCCCGAGGCTGTCGCGGTTGGCGGAGGAGGTGCTTCCGGTTGGCTCGGTCGTTACCATCGAGCCGGGGGTGTACGTGCCGGAGTGGGGGGGAGTGCGAATCGAAGACGACGTTCATCTGGGCGCCGACGGAGCCGAGCTTCTCACGCACTTTTCGCGGGAGCTTCTCGAACTGACCTGA
- the tatA gene encoding twin-arginine translocase TatA/TatE family subunit — protein MNFGNLGFMEILLILVVVLLLFGARRLPEIGASFGKSIKEFKKGISDVDRSIQEETRRDALPPRPAEPLHQDEEARPEPKRLLS, from the coding sequence ATGAACTTCGGGAACCTGGGCTTCATGGAGATCCTCCTGATCCTCGTGGTCGTGCTGCTCCTCTTTGGGGCGCGCCGACTGCCGGAGATCGGAGCCTCGTTCGGCAAGAGCATCAAGGAGTTCAAGAAGGGGATTTCCGACGTGGATCGCTCCATCCAGGAAGAGACGCGGCGCGACGCGTTGCCGCCGCGCCCGGCCGAGCCGCTTCATCAGGACGAGGAAGCGCGCCCCGAGCCGAAGCGCCTTCTGTCCTGA
- the accB gene encoding acetyl-CoA carboxylase biotin carboxyl carrier protein → MIDLRYVKKLIEMLDGSTVDSVEISSDKGMKIRISKTPQQRGAVQIPTPVAMPALMPSSPVGRMTPTEPVPAIAEPEVATRSEAPRANLLEVKSPMVGTYYAQPEPGAKPYVSVGQRIEKGETLCIIEAMKIMNEIESEFSGVVKEIVTSDSQPVEYGQVLMRIDPNG, encoded by the coding sequence ATGATCGACCTACGCTACGTGAAGAAACTGATCGAGATGCTCGACGGCTCGACCGTCGACTCGGTGGAGATCTCCTCGGACAAGGGGATGAAGATCCGCATCTCGAAAACCCCGCAGCAGCGCGGGGCGGTACAGATCCCGACGCCGGTGGCCATGCCAGCGCTGATGCCGTCCTCGCCGGTAGGGCGCATGACGCCGACCGAGCCGGTGCCGGCGATCGCCGAGCCGGAGGTCGCGACGCGCTCGGAGGCGCCCAGGGCCAACCTGCTCGAGGTCAAGTCGCCGATGGTCGGGACGTACTACGCGCAGCCCGAGCCGGGCGCCAAGCCGTACGTGAGCGTCGGGCAGCGCATCGAGAAGGGCGAGACGCTGTGCATCATCGAGGCGATGAAGATCATGAACGAGATCGAGTCGGAGTTTTCGGGGGTGGTGAAGGAGATTGTCACGTCCGATTCGCAGCCGGTGGAGTACGGCCAGGTCCTGATGCGCATTGATCCGAATGGGTAA
- a CDS encoding tetratricopeptide repeat protein, whose amino-acid sequence MATSARLDELKKKFDENPRRYFAPLANEYRKLGDLTQAIALCRTHLPNQPGHISGHIVLAQALYEARELGEARSIFEAALDLDPENLIALRFLGDIAREQGEPGSARGWYERVLEADPRNDEIAQLLSELAQSAPFQATADVATVSALDSATDTVVPSYAEPESADSAVPTFLAAPSDFDGSTAEPGFDAPPPAEFQANAIIGAHDAHVSESPPDGLALAHSIPALAELHEESVAPLPDAPQASAFSDEAVGEVSPAPTEDLHEVLASHDDPFFGGTSSHSGLDMGDLEAVAEPTVDDWFSAPAGGSVHEVAAHADSDPAAFDDSFFPDLSAATPVASPLVPEPASLSFAPPAEVDVQAPTPPFVRAEEERGSIPTPAFLASIAADPTAHDHAPPAVPEAIPAAHFEGTASELTAEPAEVVDWHTAPTPIDSPAIAEQPVGESTSEASEVAEPAAVESSSEFADFNAWIAVADSESAPPAETAEAVTAEAVTAEEEASAEVVVSEGAFAPDPEADAEPEPVQALGSTTEFETEDDYPALASEVASAATPSDFILEDNAFVPPSPSEVTYIASSISAPLEEVDAYSAGAPEMSAHEPFPIEGERERELEPFEPALAGWGTSPLDAAASMERPEEHEEFVVPVEGLVSRETLADLAAIAAASEAYEAAEAVEPSSVIEASAHAVDEAAAVTGEAEATPAVAAGESPAFVTETMAELYLQQGFHGEALSIYRQLLAQQPNDLALRDRVAALERGASSAVVEGLAPRDIVDRHGQSVRSFFLHFARREPRHSAATSGEDNGESSDPFGVTESSGSRTPSFSGVATREEALTVPDAPATAPHEAPTLSELFSAGTVSGADDKAASALASAFGSGEGGGVSAPSESSERELSLEHLFRDVPERSSGAVTLDEFYEGSSPGSSASPSPDGEGGEERDADIEQFTAWLEGLKKK is encoded by the coding sequence ATGGCCACGTCCGCCCGACTCGACGAGCTCAAAAAGAAGTTTGACGAGAATCCGCGCCGCTATTTCGCGCCGCTCGCCAACGAGTACCGCAAGCTGGGGGACCTGACGCAGGCCATCGCCCTGTGCCGGACGCACCTCCCCAACCAGCCGGGCCACATCAGTGGGCATATCGTCCTCGCCCAGGCGCTCTACGAAGCGCGGGAGTTGGGTGAGGCGCGCTCCATATTCGAGGCCGCGCTCGATCTCGATCCCGAGAACCTGATCGCGCTGCGCTTTCTGGGCGACATCGCGCGCGAACAGGGCGAGCCCGGTTCGGCGCGCGGCTGGTACGAGCGCGTGCTGGAGGCCGACCCGCGCAACGACGAGATCGCGCAGCTGCTCTCCGAACTGGCGCAGAGCGCACCCTTCCAGGCCACCGCCGACGTGGCGACCGTGAGTGCGCTCGACTCCGCCACCGATACCGTGGTCCCGTCCTACGCGGAGCCGGAAAGCGCCGACAGCGCCGTTCCCACCTTCCTCGCGGCACCGTCCGACTTCGACGGCTCGACCGCCGAGCCCGGGTTCGACGCGCCCCCCCCCGCCGAGTTCCAGGCGAACGCGATCATCGGGGCGCACGACGCCCACGTGAGCGAGTCCCCGCCTGATGGCCTCGCACTCGCCCACTCGATCCCCGCCCTGGCAGAGCTCCACGAAGAGTCCGTCGCCCCGCTGCCTGACGCGCCGCAGGCTTCGGCCTTCTCCGATGAAGCGGTTGGCGAGGTGTCGCCAGCCCCTACCGAGGACCTGCACGAGGTTCTCGCCTCGCACGACGATCCGTTCTTCGGTGGGACATCGTCGCACAGCGGGTTGGACATGGGCGACCTGGAAGCGGTCGCCGAACCGACGGTGGACGACTGGTTCAGCGCCCCGGCCGGCGGCAGTGTGCATGAAGTTGCGGCGCACGCCGACTCCGACCCCGCCGCCTTCGACGATTCGTTCTTCCCCGACCTGTCGGCGGCCACGCCGGTCGCGTCCCCGCTGGTTCCCGAGCCGGCGTCGCTGTCGTTTGCTCCCCCCGCCGAAGTGGACGTGCAGGCACCGACGCCGCCCTTCGTGCGCGCCGAGGAGGAGCGCGGCTCCATCCCGACGCCGGCGTTCCTGGCGTCGATTGCCGCGGACCCAACCGCGCACGACCACGCGCCTCCAGCCGTCCCGGAAGCGATTCCCGCCGCACACTTCGAAGGAACGGCGAGCGAGCTGACGGCCGAACCGGCCGAAGTCGTGGATTGGCACACGGCGCCAACGCCGATCGACTCGCCGGCCATTGCCGAACAGCCAGTCGGCGAGTCCACGTCGGAAGCCAGTGAGGTCGCCGAGCCCGCCGCGGTGGAAAGCTCGAGCGAGTTTGCCGACTTCAACGCGTGGATTGCGGTTGCCGACTCCGAGTCTGCCCCCCCCGCGGAGACCGCCGAGGCGGTGACCGCAGAGGCGGTGACCGCCGAGGAGGAAGCGAGCGCCGAGGTCGTCGTCAGCGAGGGTGCTTTCGCGCCGGATCCTGAGGCGGACGCCGAGCCAGAACCCGTGCAGGCACTGGGCAGCACGACCGAGTTCGAGACCGAGGACGACTACCCGGCGTTGGCCAGCGAGGTCGCCTCAGCGGCGACGCCGTCCGACTTCATTCTCGAGGACAACGCCTTCGTCCCTCCTTCGCCCAGCGAGGTCACCTACATCGCCAGCAGCATCTCGGCCCCGCTGGAAGAGGTCGATGCCTACAGCGCGGGTGCGCCGGAGATGAGCGCCCACGAGCCGTTCCCCATCGAGGGGGAGCGCGAGCGCGAACTGGAACCGTTCGAGCCGGCGCTGGCGGGGTGGGGGACTTCGCCGCTCGACGCCGCGGCCTCGATGGAGCGGCCGGAGGAGCACGAGGAGTTCGTGGTCCCGGTGGAGGGGCTCGTGTCCCGCGAGACGCTCGCCGACCTGGCGGCGATCGCCGCGGCGAGCGAAGCGTACGAAGCAGCGGAAGCCGTCGAGCCTTCCTCCGTCATCGAGGCCAGCGCGCATGCAGTGGACGAAGCGGCGGCGGTGACTGGAGAGGCGGAGGCAACGCCTGCCGTTGCGGCTGGCGAGTCGCCCGCCTTCGTCACCGAGACGATGGCCGAGCTGTACCTGCAGCAGGGGTTCCACGGCGAGGCGCTCTCCATCTATCGTCAGCTGCTGGCGCAGCAGCCTAACGATCTGGCGCTGCGCGATCGCGTGGCGGCGCTGGAGCGCGGCGCGTCGTCGGCGGTGGTGGAGGGGCTTGCGCCGCGCGACATCGTCGATCGCCACGGGCAGTCGGTGCGCTCGTTCTTCCTCCACTTCGCGCGCCGGGAGCCTCGCCACTCGGCGGCGACGAGCGGGGAAGACAACGGCGAGTCCAGCGACCCCTTCGGGGTCACCGAATCGTCCGGCTCGCGCACCCCTTCCTTCTCGGGCGTCGCCACGCGCGAGGAGGCGCTCACCGTCCCTGATGCCCCCGCCACGGCACCGCATGAGGCGCCGACGCTGTCGGAACTGTTCTCCGCGGGCACGGTCTCGGGCGCGGATGACAAGGCGGCCTCGGCGCTGGCGTCGGCGTTCGGCTCCGGAGAAGGCGGCGGTGTCAGCGCTCCGTCGGAGTCCAGCGAACGAGAGTTGTCACTCGAGCATCTGTTTCGCGATGTTCCAGAGCGCTCGTCGGGCGCCGTGACGCTCGACGAGTTCTACGAAGGCTCTTCGCCGGGAAGCTCCGCCTCACCGTCGCCTGATGGCGAGGGGGGCGAGGAACGCGACGCGGACATCGAGCAGTTCACGGCCTGGCTCGAAGGCCTCAAGAAGAAGTGA
- the accC gene encoding acetyl-CoA carboxylase biotin carboxylase subunit, giving the protein MFKKVLVANRGEIALRVIRACRELGIQTVAVYSEADRESLHVRFADDDVCIGPAPARESYLKIPRLIAAAEITGADAIHPGYGFLAENAEFAETCVASNIAFIGPTAEQIRVMGDKAAARKAMLEVGVPIVPGTPGPIEDPDAALEFAKEIGFPVIIKAAAGGGGKGMRVAKDVDEFLRSFSLARSEALSAFGNGDVYVEKYLTRPRHIEFQILGDTHGNVIHLGERDCSVQRRHQKLIEEAPSPAMTPELRARMGEAAVRGAKAIDYVGAGTIEMLLDEDGSYYFMEMNTRIQVEHPVTEQLTGVDLVKEQIRVAAGEKLSVLELPTLRGHVIECRVNAEDPARGFQPSPGRIEAFHPPGGPGVRLDTHVYAGYTVPPYYDSLLAKLVVQGRDREEALTRMHIALESFIIEGVTTTAPFLARVMTNTGFRAGQVDTKWLEREIAGILKEGG; this is encoded by the coding sequence ATGTTCAAGAAAGTCCTCGTCGCGAATCGCGGAGAGATTGCGCTCCGCGTGATTCGCGCCTGTCGAGAGTTAGGCATACAGACGGTCGCGGTCTATTCCGAGGCCGATCGTGAGTCGTTGCACGTGCGCTTTGCCGATGACGACGTCTGCATCGGGCCGGCGCCGGCACGGGAATCGTACCTCAAGATCCCGCGCCTCATCGCCGCGGCGGAGATCACGGGGGCCGATGCCATCCACCCGGGCTACGGTTTCCTGGCGGAGAACGCCGAGTTCGCCGAGACGTGCGTGGCGTCGAACATCGCCTTCATCGGCCCGACGGCCGAGCAGATCCGCGTGATGGGCGACAAGGCGGCGGCACGCAAGGCGATGCTGGAGGTCGGGGTGCCGATCGTTCCCGGGACGCCGGGACCGATCGAGGATCCCGACGCGGCGCTGGAGTTCGCGAAGGAGATCGGCTTTCCGGTCATCATCAAGGCGGCGGCCGGCGGCGGTGGGAAGGGGATGCGCGTGGCGAAGGATGTCGACGAGTTCCTGCGCTCGTTCTCGCTGGCGCGTTCCGAGGCGCTGTCGGCGTTTGGGAACGGCGACGTGTACGTGGAGAAGTACCTCACCAGGCCGCGGCACATCGAGTTCCAGATCCTGGGTGACACGCACGGCAACGTGATTCACCTGGGCGAGCGCGATTGCTCGGTGCAGCGCCGGCACCAGAAGCTGATCGAGGAGGCGCCGTCGCCGGCAATGACGCCGGAGCTTCGCGCGCGGATGGGCGAGGCGGCGGTGCGCGGCGCCAAGGCCATCGACTATGTCGGCGCCGGGACGATCGAGATGCTTCTCGACGAGGACGGGTCGTACTACTTCATGGAGATGAACACGCGCATCCAGGTCGAGCACCCGGTCACGGAGCAGCTGACGGGGGTGGACCTGGTGAAGGAGCAGATTCGCGTTGCGGCTGGCGAGAAGCTCTCCGTGCTCGAGCTCCCCACGCTGCGCGGCCACGTCATCGAGTGCCGCGTCAATGCGGAGGATCCCGCGCGCGGCTTCCAGCCCTCGCCGGGGCGCATCGAGGCCTTCCATCCCCCCGGTGGCCCGGGGGTGCGCCTCGATACGCACGTGTACGCCGGCTACACGGTGCCGCCGTACTACGATTCGCTGCTGGCCAAGCTCGTGGTGCAGGGGCGCGATCGCGAGGAGGCGCTCACCCGCATGCACATCGCGCTGGAGAGCTTCATCATCGAAGGGGTCACGACGACGGCGCCCTTCCTGGCGCGCGTGATGACGAACACGGGGTTCCGCGCCGGGCAGGTCGACACCAAGTGGCTCGAACGCGAGATCGCGGGGATCCTCAAGGAAGGGGGCTGA